The nucleotide window CTGGGGCACTGGGATGCTCCAGTGTAATTCATCCCACATaaaggcaaatcatgcctgctcgccggggagaattaaaggactaccggtaacttcgaCCCCCGAacacctgcaaacaaaataattgtatttttaccCAAATACCCcaaataaaacatacacatacgaagagatcttctaggggggacacctccaccaggacgcgatgacggtaGGAGCCAATCACCCTGGTGACCATACTTTTGGAGCcaccgtgctccgcggtcacctgagagctcacacccgacaaccctggggcagtcaactcacccctgtcgtTGTTGGCAGGCACTaatcccaagcctgggactgaTGGTACCATCATTGTAGTAGGCCGGACAGGCTGTGGCAGGgaacacgggcccacagcagggtcctcAGTAGATGAGGCAGTTGACACTTGGTCCTCAGCTTCACctgggtggtccgccggctggcgcttCACCAAGGCTGATTGGCCACTGTCGTCAGTAGAAaaggatgggggtagggacatcTTACCCTTCTTTGGTTCCAACATCTGGTGTTCCTGCATCTGTGGTTCCGGAATTGGAACCGAATCTGGAACTGTGGTTAGGGCGCACAGGCCCTCCAAAACCTCTGCTCTTGAGGTAGGTTGGTTACCAGCATCGACCAGTCGAGTAGAGGGTCAGTCACATCTTTCTCTGCGGTTTCCGTAGGCCACAGCAACATGGGCTGCAGGAACTGTGCTCTGCAGCAGGCACCCTTGGGTCCCAAAGTCAATTCTCCATCTGGAAAGTCACATTTGCTACAGAAACATTGTACACACCCCTGCCTATCGAACTTTGCCGCCAGAAATTCTATTGGTAGTCTTTTTTTGGACTAAGGGTCTatgacgattcaggggattctttccccttctttctctccccctgtcccatctcctgttatccttctaccctttcccactcctgtcctgttccttctacctctctcccacttcctcagcgcatgcccctCAGACTTTGCGCACCCGCGTGGTCCCCGAGCTTCTGCAATGATGCCTCCCACTCCCAGATACCCGCTATGGCCATGGCCAATACCTCACCATCTCTGGCGGTCCTGTCCGTTCCTCTGCCCTCCTCCAGCAGGGTTCCAGTGGCGCGGTGCTCCGAGCACCTGGTGACGCGtcctgtgcgcgcgccccctcgCTCCcgcagggcgcgcgcacacgctcctcctctgggcTCTGTCCGCTCTCTACTtcctcctcccggtccctgcgggccatctcactctcgcagcctgtgcgcgcgcaccctcaacTTACAGAGGGCACGCGTACACGCTTCTCTGCTCTGCCAcaatcctgactcctcctcccaatccctactggtcactcccctgactgccccttctgtctcctcctctcttctccctgacctatctctgttgtctcccacttctctctctgctgctcccCTCTCTTCCATTGGTGtacctccctttataatccctgtctgtccacttcttcctcgctctgcatagttcctgtttccctgtgtgctgacctatgctgtgctccctgtgtccctgctgtatcctgctcctgtgtttatctttggatctccctggctttgacccctgcttgttctGGAGTACTCTGCTCTCagtacccctttgaaccttgctacgctctCAACCactctgctctctggaaccctaggACCTGGCTTTACACCCCGACGACTCTACACTCTGGACCCCTTGGACATTGGCACATGGACATGACTATCCCTACGCATACTCctaaagacgttgcaagtatcgctaaccactctttctacaggcccagcaacgctttAGCACACTCCGGgtttgctcccactgctgtgggtgtgtggtgtaataccgttcccacctcagtactggggtcttgccaggtctgcgggcatacaggcgtgacagggtcaaagtccataccaccagacttATTCAATTCTTTTTGTAAGCACAGGCACAAAAGATAGGGCACTTTAAGTCCTCTTACTTGCCAAACTCTATATAACTGAGGGTGCGGTTCACTGCATCCTGCACCTCCCTGCTGGGGAACAGAAGTTGTGGACTGAGGCTCActgcactccctccccctggtgtaaTCCTGAGGAGGGGTGTCCACTAtcaaggagtggttctggctctgcgctgagccACTGACGTCACGGGGGTGGGGCTCTGGTTTTCGCGCCAGACCCgggcaggtttctgcaaaacatTGTGGTGCAGTCTGGTGGCCattagcacgtgcgctctcctgacttggcgggagacgccattttaggtgtgactcactgttaGCATTCCTCGTTAAGGGAGCCAAAGAAACTGCTAGGTCAGGAAAGATAATTGGGCACGCATTGGTCAGACCATCGGGCAGATTTAGGAATTGGGGGCCATCTTCCTCACAtatgacatggcccacatttatTATCATGGCACTCCATTGACAGAGGGAATCATACCTTCGCCCTATGACCCAAGCTTGCGCCAGTCCAGGTAGTTTGCGAACATGCTCCTGGATGTCTAGCACGAATGCGCAAGCAGGAACTCTGCCTACAGCGACCAGGCGGTTGGGGGTCCGGCTAATCTTCACGGCCCATATGTGACCTCCTGCCTTCAGGGCACCCACATAGTGGAAAATTAAATTGAACAATTTGACTTAAAAATAggatagggcaccccaggtctgaatctcagcagtgcctccaaatgtagcccaacTACCCCTGCCCCTAAGTGAGATAGGGGTGGGTATGCCTTTTACTGGCTACTCTGTGTGATACGCTGtgacctgttggcaacaggagggAGAAACCAGGACAGGGGACAAGTTACCTTGTTCTCagttggtgcagtgcctccagccagcagggatcttCTGTGGTTTTTCAGGGGATGAGCCACTACTGACATTCCTCCATACaacagagacagttacagacagcATTGTCTTTTCTGATATTTATTGTAGGCAGATGTTCACAACAGAGAGGCAGGCATTCTTCATAGCTGTTGGTTAGTACTCGCAGAGCAGTGCCCTGCACCAAGCCTTATACCCAGCTCAGGCCTGCTTTACTCCTCCTCCATCTCctagtcagagccctgactcaggcctgctcctcttccctcccatcccctcatgggtgggaggaagagactcCTCTCTTTTCCTATAGCTTCATCTTCTCTCAGAACTGGACTGAACTGAACTCTTTGATTTGGGAGAATGTCAGGATTTATAATCTTTGGGGAGTggctgtaactctgactcataacaaaccagatctggatactgataggccctcaCATACAGGGTGTGTTCCAATCAATATCCACCCATCAGATTGACATtctcagaagttgctaggcccgcccttggatactgaTTACATCATACAAGGATGTAACACACACAGGCCTacagaaggaattaacctttccactgcctgcactaacaggactgacactggaaaggcccaggaaaaagaagtagcTCCCGGGAGGCAAGGCTATACATGGATGAAAGCAAATGTACACACAGGTAGTGAGTATCAGTGTCTCTGCATGTCCTTGTGGAAAAGAAGTTGTGGCGCTGGTCTTCACTTGTGCTCAGTGCATTACATgaaaatagaaaatacaaaaacTGTGTAATATCGCACAATGCATGCAAACAATATCACCTCTGTGCAGAAATATTCAAATCCAGGTGTGAATCCCTAATACTGCTTCACCAACACATCTGGATATTTGATGAAAGTAAACCACTAAATAGTTAATGCTCTTAGAGGGATAAACTTGTTCAGTGGTTGATCTCCAATGGATTTATTGCAACCCTTTACCATACACCTTaatgacgacacacacatttacctttcaacccctgaccttacacctgctgtacaaaccaaagtttctgaatgtctctgctatatcatcctggaggCCCTCAgttgccttaaactcaacatggcaaaaacagagctccttatacttcctcctaaacctggccctactacctccttccacatcactgatggaagtactatcattcatgcggtagcccaagcacgctgcctaggggtcacactcgactcctctctcacattctcctctcacattcaaaacttttctaaaacctgtcactttttcctccgcaatatcacaaagatacgccctttactCTGTTACTTGACTGcgaaaactctgattcaggccctcattctctcccgtcttgattactgtaacctcctgctgtccggccttcctgcctctcacctgcctcccctacaatctatcctaaacgctgctgccagaatcactctgctctttcctaaatctgtctctgcgtctcccctcctgaaatccctctcctggcttccgatcaaatcctgcatctcacactcaattctcatcatcacttttaaagctttacactctctgcccttccttacatctcagccctaatttctcgttatgcactatCCCAACTCTtccattcttctcaaggatgtcttctttctaccccctttgtatctaaagccctctcccgccttaaacctttttcgctgactgccccgcacctctggaatgcccttcccctcaaaacccgactagcaccctctctatccacctttaagacaaaccttaagacacacttgcttaaagaagcatatgaatagcactgtggataatactggacacatgatacataaagcttgtccccctggagacgcacttaccaaaatgccctcctactgtctctgtacgttctccctacttaccaattagactgtaagctcctcggagcagggactcctcttccttaatgttacttttatgtctgaagcacttattcccatgacctgttatttaaattatctgttatttaatttattaccccgtgtattactactgtgaagagctatgtacattaatggcgctatataaataaagacatacaatacaatacaatccagAATTCATCTATAAACTCTGCCTAATGTCTGTTCCTATGTGAAAGTGTTTGTGCAGAGTATTTCTAAGTGCTCCTTTGAGGTCCTTGTTTCTCAGACTGTAAATAAAGGGGTTTAATAAAGGGGTAATAACTGTATAAATAACAGACACCAGAGTATCACCTATCCCAGGGTGACTTGGTGCGGGACGTAAATATGTAAATAAAAGTGTTCCATAAAAGATAAACACCACAGACAGGTGAGACGCGCAGGTGGAGAAagctttgtgtttcccttccttgGTCGGGATCCTCAGGATTGTTTGAAAAATCTCTATGTATGGGATAAAAGTGATTAATAAGGCAGGTAATGCTATAAATAACGCTGCAAGAAATATGGTCAGGATGTTTATGAAGGTGTCAGTGCACGAGAGCTGTAACAGGAGGGGCAGGTCACAGAAGAAGCCCTGTATGATATTTGGGCCACAAAAGGTTAACCTGTGTGTACAAAGTGTCTGTATCAATGAGTTGGAGAATCCAAGAGCCCACAGCACTGATGCCAGTTGGGAACAGACTTCCCAAGACATGACGTGACTGTAATGCAGAGGGTGGCAGATGGCAACGTATCTGTCATAGGACATCCCTGCCAGCAGGAAGATCTCAGAAcaggaaaaaaaaatgaagaaaaacacCTGAGCTCTACAAGCTGTTAGGGAAATTGTCCTAAATTCAGTGAGTAAGTCAGTGAGCatccgagggacagtgacagaggaaGAGCCGGCGTCCAAACACGCCAGGTTAccaaggaagaaatacattggggTGTGAAGACGGGAGTCATTGTGGATAAGAACAAGAATGAGAAGGTTTCCGGTCAAAGTCATGAGATAAATGAGGTAAAACATTAGGAATAATATGTACCGAAACTCTGGGAAATCAGAGAATCCAAGAAGGAAGAATTCATGTAATATTGTTTGGTTTTCCAGGCTTATGTTGATCATGAAGTCGCCTGTATTGGAAATCCAAGAAAGACACAATATTACATTTGGTGAaaggatacacagtaacacaatattacaggtgctgagagaatacacagtaacacaatattataGGTGCTGAGagaatacacagtaacacaatattaaaggtgctgagaggatacacagtaacacaatattaatggtgctgagaggatacacagtaacacaatattaaaGGTGCTGAGagaatacacagtaacacaatattaaaGGTGCTGAGagaatacacagtaacacaatattaaaggtgctgagaggatacacagtaacacaatattacaggtgctgacaggatacacagtaacacaatattacaggtgctgagagaatacacagtaacacaatattaaaggtgctgagaggatacacggtaacacaatattacaggtgctgagaggatacacagtaGCACAATATTACAGTTGCTGAGCGGATAAACATTAACACAATATTAAACATGCTGAGAGGATGCACAGTAATACAATATTAATGGTGCTGAGAGGATTCACAGTAACACAATTAGACACATGAACCaatgctggagaagagatcagttTAATTATAACAGAGAATAAAAAGCAGCTCACAGAATAATGAATAAGGAGCAGAAACAATACATGAAACCTGAGTTATATATGAAGAAGTGAATAATTCCTAATCTGTGCAAATCATGTGCGATAATATTTTAGTGCTGTAGTTGTTCACAAATATACATCAGTACTGCGTATCATTACTCACCAGAGAGCATCCTGTACTGGGGAGGTAGCTGTTCCTGTGCTGGGTGAGAATGTGATGTTTGCTGCTGTAGTCTCTACAAGCCCTTTCTTAGGAATTAGACACAGCCACACGTGCATCTCTTACCTGTATGTGATCACACCTGTGTGACTCAGTGTATGAggcacagtgtctctcacacacacacagctctgccttaTATAGCTCACTACTACCACCTGCCACCTTTCTGGGGAACTAATTAAAGTTACTAATTTCTGCTCAGCCTCATGGGAGGAGGAAACATTTCTTACATTGTATCTTGGGGGATCTCACATCTGAGAAACTCTTTAGCACTTTATTTTAACTCTTTCCTGGGTTTATATTTTCTCATGTTAAACACGTTTCTGTATCTGCTGCTACATTCAGGCCTCAGTATCCTTGGGAATGTTCCCGGATGTAAAAGGAATCCTGTGTCCCTGTCTACATTATGTCACGTTACTGTGTGGGGG belongs to Ascaphus truei isolate aAscTru1 chromosome 11, aAscTru1.hap1, whole genome shotgun sequence and includes:
- the LOC142463004 gene encoding olfactory receptor 5V1-like translates to MFYLIYLMTLTGNLLILVLIHNDSRLHTPMYFFLGNLACLDAGSSSVTVPRMLTDLLTEFRTISLTACRAQVFFFIFFSCSEIFLLAGMSYDRYVAICHPLHYSHVMSWEVCSQLASVLWALGFSNSLIQTLCTHRLTFCGPNIIQGFFCDLPLLLQLSCTDTFINILTIFLAALFIALPALLITFIPYIEIFQTILRIPTKEGKHKAFSTCASHLSVVFIFYGTLLFTYLRPAPSHPGIGDTLVSVIYTVITPLLNPFIYSLRNKDLKGALRNTLHKHFHIGTDIRQSL